The segment CCAGCCGCCGACTTCGCCAGAGGTTTGGGGTACGCGTCACCCCACGAATTTGCGAAAGTGACGGGTCGCACCACGGGGTTTCCCGAACCGGGCAAGATTTCAGACGTCCCCCAACACCCGGGACGGGACACCGGTATAGCATCGTGGTGTCCTGCCCTCGCTGGCGCGAACGCGCCGCGTGCGTTGAACCTCCCCACCGGATTCCCCCCATGAAGAACACGCTTCGCCTGATCGCCGCCGCTGCGGTCCTCGCTGTTGCTGCTCCCGCGTACGCCCAGGGTGGCGGTGGCGGTGGCGGTGGCGGCATGCAGATGTCGCCCGAGCAGCGCATGGCCCGCCAGAAGGAGCAGCTGTTCGCCGGCATCACGCTCTCGCCGGCGCAGTCGGCCAAGGCGGACACAGTGCTCATGAACGGCATGAAGAAGCAGCAGGAGATGATGCAGGCCGCGCGCAGCGGTGGCGGTGACATGTCCGCGATGCGCGAGCAGATGGGCAAAATGAACGAAGAGCGCAACGCGGCGCTCAAGGCGATTCTCACGAGCGACGCCGACAAGGCCAAGTTCGACGAGAACGTCAAGAACATGCCGCAGGGCCGCGGCCGCGGCGGCGTCTAAACCACGCGCACGGTCCGGTTGTGCAGCGGGGACGCCCTACGGCGTCCCCGCTTTTTATATTGTGGGCGCCATGTGGCCCCTTGTGCGCGTCCGCGCCTGCCCTGAGCGTCGCTGATGCGCGGCGAATTCGTGGACCTCGATGGGGTCCGCCTCTACTGCTATGCCTTCGGGCAGCGGGGCGCCGGACATCCGCTGGTGCTCGTGCATGGGGCCTTCACCTCGTCGCACCTCTGGCAGGATGTGCTCCCTCGCCTGCCCAAGGGGCATCGCGTGCTGGTGCTCGATCTGCTGGGCCATGGCCGCTCCGATCCGCCGGGTGCGCATGCCATGACCGTGGCCGCTCATGCGCAGCGGCTGTCCCAGCTCCTGGATGTCATGGGCGTCCGCCAGGCGATGCTCATTGGCCACGGCATGGGCGCGGCCATCGCCGCCCGCGTGGCCCATGAGCAACCGCAGCGCGTGGCGCACCTCATGTGCGTCAACCCGTTGCTGCTGGCCGCCGATCCGCGCGATGCGACCATCACGCGCCGGCTACGCCGACTCACCTGGTTGCTGCCGCTGTGGCGTCGTTTGTCGCCGGGCTGGCTGGCGTCGGCGCTGCACGCCGCGCTCCTCCCCTGCTTTGCGCATCGCGACGTGGGCGCGCGCTCCCTCGATGTGTATCTCAAGCCCTTTCAGCTGCGCGATGGACGCCAGGCGGCGTGTGCGCAGCTCGCCGCGCTGGGCGCGTCGCGTGGCGATACCGTGGCGGCCCTCGCCCCCGGTGCCATCGCCTGCCCCACGGCGCTCGTGCTGGGGGCGACGGATCCGTTCCTGTCCACCAGTCGCGCCCAGCGGATCGCGGCCGCGCTGCAGCAGGCAACCAGCGGCCGCCTGACGACGCTTACCCTCGCCGGTGCCGCACACGTGGCCCCCGAGGAAGCCCCCGACCGCCTCGGCACCGCCGTGGCGGATCTTCTCACGCGTTGAACCGACCGACCTCATGACCGCGCCTTCCCGCCTCGATGCCATGCGAGCCATGGCCGCCAAGCAACCGAACAACGCGCTCGTCCGCTTCGGGCTCGCCAACGAACTGCTCAAGGCCAACCTGCTCGACGAAGCGGCCGCCGAGCTCGCGTCGTACCTCGCCAGCTACGACGACGAGGGCAATGGATGGCTGCGCTACTGCGACACCCTCGTGGCCCTCGGGCGGCACGACGAAGCCCGCGCCGCCGCCGTCAAAGGACAGGATGCGGCCCGTCGCTACGGGCATGGGACACTCATGCAGGAATTCGAGGAGCGGGGGTATTGATGCGTATCCATCGCGTTGAGAACCGAGAGCCGAGCGGTGCGCATCGAGCGATGAGCGATGAGACCGCTCATGTCGCACATCTCGCTGCTCACCGCTCGGCTCTCGGTTCTCAAAGGAAATCCATGCCCTCGACGACTCCGTCGCTCCTCCTCGCCGCCGCGCTGCTGAGCGCGTGCACCACGACCGCGCCGGCTCCGGCAGCCACCGCCGCCGCGACCGCGCCGGCGTTCGACCTGGCGCGCCTGCGCCTCATCGATCTCTCGCATCCCTTCAACGCGAAGACGATCTACTGGCCCAACTCACCGACCAGTTTCGCGCTGAAGAGTCAGGCAAACGGCAAGACGCCCGGCGGGTGGTACTATCGCGCGAACAGCTTCTCGTCACCGGAGCACGGCGGCACGCATCTCGACGCGCCGTCGCACTTCGCGGAACAGGGCTACGCCAGCGACCAGATCCCGCTCACGCAGCTCGTGGCGCCGGCGGTGGTGATCGACATCAGCGCCGCGGCCTCACAGAACGCCGACTATCTGCTCACTCGCGATGATGTGCTCGCATTTGAAAAGACGCATGGCGTGATCCCCGCCGGCAGCATGGTCCTGCTGCGCACCGGGTGGAGCAGCAAGTGGCCCGACAAGAAAGCCTATCTGGGCGATGATACGCCGGGGCGCACCGATCATCTGCACTTCCCGAGCTTCAGCCCCCAGGCGGCCACGCTGCTGGTGGATGAACGCAAGGTGGCCGTGCTGGGCGCCGACGTCGCCTCCATCGACTATGGTCAGAGCGCCGACTTCCAGGTGCATCGCCTCGCGATGGC is part of the Gemmatimonadaceae bacterium genome and harbors:
- a CDS encoding alpha/beta hydrolase, translating into MRGEFVDLDGVRLYCYAFGQRGAGHPLVLVHGAFTSSHLWQDVLPRLPKGHRVLVLDLLGHGRSDPPGAHAMTVAAHAQRLSQLLDVMGVRQAMLIGHGMGAAIAARVAHEQPQRVAHLMCVNPLLLAADPRDATITRRLRRLTWLLPLWRRLSPGWLASALHAALLPCFAHRDVGARSLDVYLKPFQLRDGRQAACAQLAALGASRGDTVAALAPGAIACPTALVLGATDPFLSTSRAQRIAAALQQATSGRLTTLTLAGAAHVAPEEAPDRLGTAVADLLTR
- a CDS encoding cyclase family protein; this encodes MPSTTPSLLLAAALLSACTTTAPAPAATAAATAPAFDLARLRLIDLSHPFNAKTIYWPNSPTSFALKSQANGKTPGGWYYRANSFSSPEHGGTHLDAPSHFAEQGYASDQIPLTQLVAPAVVIDISAAASQNADYLLTRDDVLAFEKTHGVIPAGSMVLLRTGWSSKWPDKKAYLGDDTPGRTDHLHFPSFSPQAATLLVDERKVAVLGADVASIDYGQSADFQVHRLAMAKNVAGLENLTNLDSLPPTGAFVVALPMKIEGGSGGPLRAIALVPR